Proteins encoded in a region of the Anopheles aquasalis chromosome 2, idAnoAquaMG_Q_19, whole genome shotgun sequence genome:
- the LOC126571605 gene encoding LOW QUALITY PROTEIN: uncharacterized protein LOC126571605 (The sequence of the model RefSeq protein was modified relative to this genomic sequence to represent the inferred CDS: substituted 1 base at 1 genomic stop codon), translating to MALANYGSLLAALLLVCACCTSTWALNMHDECQTPENKLGTCVLLRSCAPIRNLLLKPDQTGDDRDYLMKSQCGMQGKSVLACCPFSRKLPSRFDAPVELPKPGECGVMGVSDRIHGGTEAPLGAYPWLARIQYYKSNNRYGFHCGGVLIHSQFVLTAAHCIEGVPSSWIVYQVRLGEHDTQTATDCVDDECADPVRDVLISNYVLHPEYYKENGADYNDIALLQLSETVAFTEFIRPICLPTAASMRADNLTGKVASVAGWGQTETSSSSTKKLHLQVPIWDNDACAEAYTDVRLSIIPTQVCAGGEAGKDSCRGDSGGPLMRYATYNGSNRYWFLIGVVSFGLERCGTSGVPGVYTRISEYTDWVLETMEXICAKMIPPDSQGLHTVMQEHSKRKQAARAAQLLAYMRTVRSIRFIYRLRFYSNLLYETHCIAMVAISMPSARLCSSMWRFSVTVVVFVFALQCPAGRAQYLGSSCLTPERNSGTCVPVVQCNSIRALLSKPVLTANDVQYLESSRCGVLEKKVLVCCGAQSNGPTSTVTQPGQVPATVAVTVAPRISLEERAKLLPAECGIQYTDRIIGGERARIDEFPWTVLIQHRKRNGQLAFHCGGALISKRYVLTAAHCINSIARSWTITAVRLGEWDLQSENDCQTFFDEDVCSEPVQDIPVERIIVHPQYRATLSQVKNDIALIRLAQPASFNDFVQPICLPLSSEARTTSYDGKIVQVAGWGQTENVTQSQYKLFVSVKAVPEQICQQTYPGGAIDITQLCAGGEANKDSCRGDSGGALMFPEQSSAGPVMYIAGIVSYGRKCGLAGVPGVYTRVNQYLEWIIGNLDP from the exons ATGGCGCTAGCGAACTACGGGTCGCTATTAGCAGCGCTGCTACTAGTGTGTGCTTGCTGTACGTCAACATGGGCAC TAAACATGCACGATGAGTGCCAAACCCCGGAAAACAAGCTGGGAACATGCGTGCTATTGCGATCATGCGCCCCGATCCGCAATCTGCTACTGAAACCCGATCAAACTGGCGACGATCGCGATTATCTGATGAAATCCCAGTGCGGTATGCAGGGCAAATCAGTGCTTGCCTGTTGCCCGTTCTCGCGCAAGCTTCCATCACGGTTCGATGCACCGGTAGAGCTGCCAAAACCGGGCGAGTGTGGAGTGATGGGAGTTTCGGATCGCATCCACGGAGGAACGGAAGCACCTCTTGGAGCCTACCCGTGGCTAGCAAGGATTCAATATTATAAAA GCAACAATCGCTATGGTTTCCATTGTGGCGGCGTGCTTATCCACAGTCAGTTCGTGTTGACCGCGGCGCACTGTATCGAGGGAGTACCGTCGAGTTGGATTGT GTACCAGGTACGGCTTGGAGAGCACGACACACAGACAGCCACTGACTGCGTCGATGATGAATGCGCCGATCCAGTTCGGGATGTGCTGATCTCTAATTATGTCCTACATCCCGAATACTATAAAGAGAATGGGGCCGATTACAACGATATTGCACTGCTACAGCTGTCGGAAACGGTTGCATTTACCGAGTTCATACGGCCCATCTGTCTGCCGACGGCGGCTAGCATGCGAGCGGACAATCTAACGGGCAAGGTCGCATCAGTCGCCGGCTGGGGCCAGACGGAAACGAGCTCATCGAGTACCAAGAAGTTACATCTGCAGGTACCGATCTGGGACAATGATGCATGTGCCGAGGCGTACACGGACGTGCGGCTCAGTATCATCCCTACGCAGGTGTGCGCCGGTGGCGAGGCAGGAAAGGACTCGTGCCGTGGCGATTCCGGTGGCCCGCTGATGCGCTATGCGACCTATAACGGATCCAACAGATACTGGTTCCTGATCGGAGTCGTGAGTTTCGGATTGGAACGTTGCGGCACATCCGGAGTCCCGGGAGTCTACACGCGGATTAGTGAATACACGGACTGGGTCCTGGAGACGATGGAATAGATTTGCGCAAAAATGATCCCGCCTGATTCGCAAGGATTGCATACCGTTATGCAAGAGCATTCAAAAC GCAAGCAAGCGGCAAGAGCAGCTCAGTTGTTGGCTTACATGCGAACAgttcgctcgattcgattcatttATCGTCTTCGTTTCTATAGCAACCTCCTATACGAAACGCATTGTATCGCGATGGTAGCAATTAGCATGCCATCAGCCCGACTCTGTTCGTCCATGTGGCGGTTCAGTGTTacggttgttgtgtttgtctttGCGCTGCAATGTCCAGCCGGCAGGGCACAGT ATCTTGGAAGTTCCTGTTTAACGCCAGAGCGTAATAGCGGTACGTGTGTTCCGGTGGTTCAGTGTAACAGCATACGAGCGCTCCTCAGCAAACCGGTTTTGACGGCGAACGATGTTCAATATCTCGAGAGTAGCCGCTGTGGAGTGCTGGAGAAGAAAGTTCTCGTTTGTTGTGGAGCGCAGAGTAACGGTCCAACATCCACAGTAACACAACCGGGGCAAGTACCGGCAACAGTTGCTGTTACTGTCGCACCGCGGATATCGTTGGAGGAACGAGCGAAGCTGCTGCCAGCCGAGTGCGGCATTCAATACACGGATCGAATCATCGGTGGTGAACGGGCCAGGATTGATGAGTTCCCTTGGACGGTGCTTATACAGCATCGAAAGAGAA ATGGCCAGCTAGCGTTCCATTGTGGTGGAGCACTCATAAGCAAACGCTACGTTCTAACTGCTGCACATTGCATCAACAGCATTGCTCGATCGTGGACCAT AACTGCCGTTCGGTTAGGTGAATGGGACCTTCAGTCGGAGAACGATTGTCAAACGTTCTTCGATGAGGATGTCTGTTCCGAACCGGTGCAGGATATACCGGTGGAAAGAATCATCGTGCACCCGCAATATCGTGCAACACTGTCACAGGTGAAGAATGATATCGCTCTGATACGACTGGCTCAGCCAGCAAGTTTCAATGACTTTGTGCAGCCGATTTGCTTGCCCTTGAGCAGCGAGGCCCGGACTACATCGTACGATGGTAAAATCGTACAGGTTGCAGGATGGGGCCAAACAGAAAATG TCACCCAAAGCCAATACAAATTGTTTGTGAGCGTTAAAGCAGTACCTGAGCAGATCTGTCAGCAGACTTACCCGGGCGGTGCTATTGATATTACCCAGCTGTGCGCCGGTGGTGAAGCAAACAAGGACTCCTGCCGCGGGGATTCTGGTGGAGCGCTAATGTTTCCCGAGCAGAGTAGCGCTGGACCAGTGATGTACATAGCTGGAATAGTGAGCTATGGAAGGAAGTGTGGCCTCGCAGGAGTGCCTGGAGTGTACACACGCGTCAATCAGTACCTGGAATGGATAATAGGAAATCTAGATCCTTAA
- the LOC126573308 gene encoding neuropeptides capa receptor isoform X2, with amino-acid sequence MRTATNYYLFSLAVSDLIFLVLGLPYEISLYWHQYPYDLGLPFCKIRALISEASTYVSVLTIVAFSMERFLAICHPLHLYTMSGLQRPVRIIAGLWIVSLLSAVPFAVFTDIDYIVYPPTNEKIQDSAFCAMLSNPEGFPLWELSTCLFFAFPMLIMVVLYGRMGMQIRSRTQRTAELGVRNGSVNGPSRISQSRKAIIRMLAAVVITFFVCWAPFHAQRLLFLYARDWQHFNTVNTWLFSVAGWLYYVSCTINPILYNVMSHRYRVAFRETLCGRRRGFGAGFARDQSSFRETTIDVNITGGGSAGFGGYENSRLLRARSMMQSKRSRFRGNLQANHSIRRNSLQICNNHPNSRNSLSPNHTTDIVVMLENNLNGRPRCYTTSAATLVTTVVSSTSTVTENSFRIPLISFDKPCSDIILHSASGSHNGSSNNLANCRQHNNITTNNNSSVCSNRNYGNDSSPDRTSADERRLSEELIEPELAMSNGSPVTTPLLVPPIITLEDEPSSNEDDRLTSPSSRVKRNSSVQFAKQLEQRQVVSDGGNSDGSCTTSGTYHNPHYQPAPSLRCAEVIDDTVLLTDVKRETCI; translated from the exons ATGCGTACCGCCACCAACTACTATCTCTTCAGTTTGGCCGTTTCGGATCTCATATTTTTGGTTCTAG GTTTACCATACGAGATTAGCCTTTACTGGCACCAGTATCCGTACGATCTGGGGTTGCCATTCTGCAAGATCCGGGCGCTCATTTCGGAGGCATCAACATATGTTTCAGTTCTGACCATCGTCGCATTCTCGATGGAGCGATTTCTGGCCATCTGTCATCCGCTGCACCTGTACACGATGTCGGGACTGCAGCGTCCGGTTCGCATCATTGCCGGTCTCTGGATCGTGAGCTTGCTGAGTGCAGTGCCTTTTGCCGTTTTCACCGACATCGATTACATCGTTTACCCACCGA CCAATGAAAAAATCCAGGACTCTGCATTCTGTGCAATGCTCAGCAACCCGGAGGGGTTTCCACTCTGGGAGCTGTCGACTTGCCTGTTTTTTGCCTTCCCAATGCTCATAATGGTAGTGTTGTATGGACGGATGGGCATGCAAATACGCTCGCGTACGCAACGGACTGCCGAACTAG GCGTACGGAACGGATCGGTTAATGGACCATCAAGGATATCGCAGTCACGTAAAGCCATCATCCGGATGCTCG CCGCGGTCGTTATAACGTTCTTCGTCTGTTGGGCACCATTCCACGCTCAGAGGTTATTATTTCTTTATGCTCGTGACTGGCAACACTTCAACACGGTCAACACGTGGCTGTTCTCggtagctggctggttgtacTATGTGTCCTG CACCATCAATCCAATTTTGTACAACGTGATGTCGCATCGATACCGGGTGGCGTTCCGGGAAACTCTGTGCGGGCGACGGCGTGGCTTTGGAGCAGGTTTCGCCCGTGACCAGTCCAGCTTTCGCGAAACGACAATCGATGTCAACATAACAGGTGGAGGCAGCGCTGGTTTCGGTGGTTACGAGAACTCACGCCTG TTGCGAGCACGATCTATGATGCAATCGAAACGTTCCCGTTTCAGAGGAAATCTACAGGCAAACCACAGTATCCGGCGGAACTCACTACAG ATCTGCAACAATCATCCGAACAGCAGGAACTCGCTGTCTCCGAATCACACAACCGACattgtggtgatgctggagaaTAACCTTAATGGGCGACCCCGGTGTTACACAACCTCCGCAGCCACGCTCGTCACAACGGTCGTCTCGAGTACCTCTACCGTCACGGAGAACAGTTTCCGGATACCGCTGATTAGCTTTGATAAACCATGTTCAGACATAATCCTTCACTCGGCCAGTGGTAGCCACAAtgggagcagcaacaatctTGCCAATTGCCGTCAGCAtaacaacatcaccaccaacaacaatagtAGCGTGTGCAGCAACCGAAATTATGGCAACGATAGCTCACCAGATCGTACTTCCGCAGATGAACGTCGGCTATCGGAAGAGCTTATCGAGCCAGAACTGGCCATGAGCAACGGATCACCTGTTACCACTCCTTTGCTAGTACCACCCATCATCACGCTAGAGGATGAACCTTCCAGCAATGAGGACGATCGATTGACGTCTCCTAGTTCGCGCGTAAAACGGAACAGCAGTGTACAGTTTGCGAAACAGTTGGAACAGAGACAAGTGGTGAGTGATGGAGGCAATAGCGACGGATCATGTACAACATCGGGAACATACCATAATCCTCACTATCAGCCGGCACCGAGTCTTCGGTGTGCCGAGGTGATAGACGATACTGTGTTGCTGACCGATGTGAAGCGCGAAACTTGTATTTAA
- the LOC126573308 gene encoding neuropeptides capa receptor isoform X1, producing MDPAYSLNGSAVGWTYMTPTPTSTSIDSTTALLSPLAGSTEGIYDNNGASGGTTMSFDVLLSVSVGLILGNGSLAPNDSFVSPSSPYDLSHPCDPSNAEFDCPVEEFLVYARGPQRMPLFTALVVTVLFVGILVTGVIGNLIVCLVIVRHPSMRTATNYYLFSLAVSDLIFLVLGLPYEISLYWHQYPYDLGLPFCKIRALISEASTYVSVLTIVAFSMERFLAICHPLHLYTMSGLQRPVRIIAGLWIVSLLSAVPFAVFTDIDYIVYPPTNEKIQDSAFCAMLSNPEGFPLWELSTCLFFAFPMLIMVVLYGRMGMQIRSRTQRTAELGVRNGSVNGPSRISQSRKAIIRMLAAVVITFFVCWAPFHAQRLLFLYARDWQHFNTVNTWLFSVAGWLYYVSCTINPILYNVMSHRYRVAFRETLCGRRRGFGAGFARDQSSFRETTIDVNITGGGSAGFGGYENSRLLRARSMMQSKRSRFRGNLQANHSIRRNSLQICNNHPNSRNSLSPNHTTDIVVMLENNLNGRPRCYTTSAATLVTTVVSSTSTVTENSFRIPLISFDKPCSDIILHSASGSHNGSSNNLANCRQHNNITTNNNSSVCSNRNYGNDSSPDRTSADERRLSEELIEPELAMSNGSPVTTPLLVPPIITLEDEPSSNEDDRLTSPSSRVKRNSSVQFAKQLEQRQVVSDGGNSDGSCTTSGTYHNPHYQPAPSLRCAEVIDDTVLLTDVKRETCI from the exons ATGGATCCAGCGTATTCACTAAATGGGTCTGCTGTGGGGTGGACCTATATGACTCCGACGCCAACATCCACCAGCATCGACAGCACCACGGCACTGTTATCTCCGCTAGCAGGATCTACCGAAGGTATCTACGACAACAACGGAGCATCCGGGGGGACTACCATGTCGTTTGATGTGCTGCTCAGCGTGTCGGTTGGTCTGATCTTGGGGAATGGTAGCTTAGCGCCAAACGATTCCTTCGTAAGTCCCAGTAGCCCCTACGACCTATCTCACCCATGCGACCCATCCAACGCGGAGTTTGACTGTCCCGTCGAGGAGTTTCTAGTGTACGCAAGAGGTCCCCAGCGGATGCCACTCTTCACAGCGCTGGTG GTGACGGTTCTGTTCGTTGGCATCTTAGTTACTGGTGTGATAGGAAACCTGATTGTCTGTCTCGTGATTGTACGGCATCCATCGATGCGTACCGCCACCAACTACTATCTCTTCAGTTTGGCCGTTTCGGATCTCATATTTTTGGTTCTAG GTTTACCATACGAGATTAGCCTTTACTGGCACCAGTATCCGTACGATCTGGGGTTGCCATTCTGCAAGATCCGGGCGCTCATTTCGGAGGCATCAACATATGTTTCAGTTCTGACCATCGTCGCATTCTCGATGGAGCGATTTCTGGCCATCTGTCATCCGCTGCACCTGTACACGATGTCGGGACTGCAGCGTCCGGTTCGCATCATTGCCGGTCTCTGGATCGTGAGCTTGCTGAGTGCAGTGCCTTTTGCCGTTTTCACCGACATCGATTACATCGTTTACCCACCGA CCAATGAAAAAATCCAGGACTCTGCATTCTGTGCAATGCTCAGCAACCCGGAGGGGTTTCCACTCTGGGAGCTGTCGACTTGCCTGTTTTTTGCCTTCCCAATGCTCATAATGGTAGTGTTGTATGGACGGATGGGCATGCAAATACGCTCGCGTACGCAACGGACTGCCGAACTAG GCGTACGGAACGGATCGGTTAATGGACCATCAAGGATATCGCAGTCACGTAAAGCCATCATCCGGATGCTCG CCGCGGTCGTTATAACGTTCTTCGTCTGTTGGGCACCATTCCACGCTCAGAGGTTATTATTTCTTTATGCTCGTGACTGGCAACACTTCAACACGGTCAACACGTGGCTGTTCTCggtagctggctggttgtacTATGTGTCCTG CACCATCAATCCAATTTTGTACAACGTGATGTCGCATCGATACCGGGTGGCGTTCCGGGAAACTCTGTGCGGGCGACGGCGTGGCTTTGGAGCAGGTTTCGCCCGTGACCAGTCCAGCTTTCGCGAAACGACAATCGATGTCAACATAACAGGTGGAGGCAGCGCTGGTTTCGGTGGTTACGAGAACTCACGCCTG TTGCGAGCACGATCTATGATGCAATCGAAACGTTCCCGTTTCAGAGGAAATCTACAGGCAAACCACAGTATCCGGCGGAACTCACTACAG ATCTGCAACAATCATCCGAACAGCAGGAACTCGCTGTCTCCGAATCACACAACCGACattgtggtgatgctggagaaTAACCTTAATGGGCGACCCCGGTGTTACACAACCTCCGCAGCCACGCTCGTCACAACGGTCGTCTCGAGTACCTCTACCGTCACGGAGAACAGTTTCCGGATACCGCTGATTAGCTTTGATAAACCATGTTCAGACATAATCCTTCACTCGGCCAGTGGTAGCCACAAtgggagcagcaacaatctTGCCAATTGCCGTCAGCAtaacaacatcaccaccaacaacaatagtAGCGTGTGCAGCAACCGAAATTATGGCAACGATAGCTCACCAGATCGTACTTCCGCAGATGAACGTCGGCTATCGGAAGAGCTTATCGAGCCAGAACTGGCCATGAGCAACGGATCACCTGTTACCACTCCTTTGCTAGTACCACCCATCATCACGCTAGAGGATGAACCTTCCAGCAATGAGGACGATCGATTGACGTCTCCTAGTTCGCGCGTAAAACGGAACAGCAGTGTACAGTTTGCGAAACAGTTGGAACAGAGACAAGTGGTGAGTGATGGAGGCAATAGCGACGGATCATGTACAACATCGGGAACATACCATAATCCTCACTATCAGCCGGCACCGAGTCTTCGGTGTGCCGAGGTGATAGACGATACTGTGTTGCTGACCGATGTGAAGCGCGAAACTTGTATTTAA
- the LOC126571603 gene encoding uncharacterized protein LOC126571603, with protein sequence MASGITKASKLHMLNAFLLIVFQHVVALELGQSCVNPSGESGSCILFRECQPLVDIFKKPFNTPDDTEFLQASRCGDSQGKPLVCCAGVVVEERTTLPEPPNCGTQLSDRIFGGQPTKIDEFPWTALIEYEKPNGRFGFHCGGSLINQRYIVTAAHCINAIPRGWKVHRVRLGEWDLSTSSDCEDDFCSTSPIDLNIEQIIVHNGYDVRDKSHVNDIALIRFTRHVEYTELVRPICLPLSDTVRNKNYVGVSSFAAGWGKTENASASEKKLKVELNIVAPDSCTSVYKRNGINLQPTQLCAGGVRGSDTCSGDSGGPLMKQHAGAWYLLGVVSFGPQKCGTAGVPGVYTNVREYTDWIRSNISIMATKSSFVLLMCLVAIGGQSVLCLDLGQSCINPRGQQGSCIQFQECQSLVSIYNKPIRTDDDKQFLLASRCGTFNTKTLVCCVGSASSGGKTTLPQPPHCGIQLTDRVVGGQPTKIDEFPWTALIEFQKADGRFGFHCGGSLINQRYIVTAAHCINAIPRSWKPNRIRLGEWDLGSNSDCLDDFCAPAPVDLEIEKIIVHPGYDSRDKANLNDIALIRFKRDVQFSDVIKPICLPLSTSVRNRNYVGASSYAAGWGKTETASASDKKLKVELNIKSQEDCAPIFARGGIFLKPSQICAGGVRGKDTCSGDSGGPLMRQVSGTWYLLGVVSFGPQKCGTAGVPGVYTNVMEYTDWIKNNIE encoded by the exons atggcCAGCGGCATCACTAAGGCCTCCAAGCTTCATATGCTGAACGCATttcttttaattgtttttcagCACGTCGTGGCACTAG AGTTGGGCCAATCTTGTGTGAATCCTAGCGGTGAATCCGGAAGCTGCATTCTGTTCCGGGAGTGCCAGCCATTGGTCGATATCTtcaaaaaaccattcaacacACCAGATGATACGGAATTTCTGCAAGCAAGTCGTTGTGGCGATTCACAGGGCAAACCGTTG GTTTGCTGTGCAGGAGTTGTAGTCGAAGAGCGAACAACATTGCCTGAACCACCAAACTGTGGTACTCAGCTATCTGACAGAATTTTCGGCGGACAGCCAACCAAAATTGACGAGTTTCCTTGGACGGCACTGATTGAGTACGAAAAGCCAAACGGTCGCTTTGGATTCCATTGCGGTGGATCGCTTATCAATCAACGCTACATCGTGACTGCGGCCCATTGCATCAACGCGATTCCACGAGGATGGAAGGT CCATCGTGTTCGTCTTGGTGAGTGGGATCTGAGCACTTCGTCCGATTGCGAGGACGATTTTTGTTCAACATCGCCAATCGATCTAAACATTGAACAGATCATCGTGCATAATGGTTACGATGTGCGGGACAAGAGCCATGTAAACGATATCGCGTTAATTCGCTTCACTCGACATGTTGAGTATACGGAACTGGTGCGACCCATCTGTTTGCCTTTGTCTGATACAGTTCGAAACAAAAACTATGTTGGAGTGTCGAGCTTTGCTGCTGGATGGGGCAAGACGGAGAATGCCTCCGCGAGTGAAAAGAAGCTGAAGGTCGAATTGAACATCGTTGCCCCGGACAGTTGTACATCGGTTTATAAGCGAAATGGCATCAATCTCCAGCCAACGCAACTGTGTGCGGGCGGTGTGAGAGGCTCCGACACTTGTAGTGGCGATTCGGGTGGTCCATTGATGAAACAGCATGCTGGTGCCTGGTATTTGCTGGGTGTGGTTAGCTTTGGACCCCAGAAGTGCGGAACAGCAGGGGTTCCTGGAGTCTATACCAATGTACGAGAGTACACCGATTGGATTCGGAGCAAT ATAAG CATAATGGCAACCAAGAGTTCTTTCGTTCTGCTGATGTGTTTAGTGGCCATCGGAGGCCAAAGTGTCTTGTGTCTTG ATCTTGGCCAATCGTGCATTAATCCCAGAGGCCAGCAAGGGAGTTGCATTCAGTTTCAGGAGTGTCAATCGTTAGTCAGTATTTACAACAAACCAATACGAACGGATGATGATAAGCAGTTCCTCCTGGCCAGTCGTTGTGGCACATTCAATACGAAGACTTTG GTCTGCTGTGTTGGGTCAGCTAGCTCGGGCGGAAAAACTACGCTGCCGCAACCACCGCATTGTGGTATTCAACTAACGGACCGTGTGGTTGGAGGACAGCCGACCAAAATTGACGAGTTTCCTTGGACAGCGCTGATCGAATTCCAGAAAGCAGATGGACGCTTTGGATTCCATTGTGGTGGATCACTCATCAATCAACGTTACATCGTAACGGCTGCCCATTGCATCAATGCGATTCCACGCTCCTGGAAGCC AAATCGTATCCGCCTGGGAGAGTGGGATTTGGGATCGAACTCTGACTGTTTGGACGATTTCTGCGCCCCAGCGCCAGTCGATTTGGAAATCGAGAAGATTATCGTGCACCCAGGATATGATTCGCGCGATAAGGCCAACCTGAACGATATTGCATTAATACGCTTCAAGCGAGATGTGCAGTTCTCGGATGTGATCAAACCCATTTGTCTTCCTCTGTCCACATCGGTTCGCAACAGAAACTACGTTGGAGCTTCAAGCTATGCCGCAGGATGGGGCAAGACGGAGACTGCCTCAGCGAGTGACAAGAAGCTGAAGGTTGAACTCAACATCAAGAGCCAGGAAGATTGTGCACCGATATTTGCCCGTGGGGGAATCTTTCTCAAGCCCTCGCAGATTTGTGCTGGAGGTGTGCGTGGCAAGGACACTTGCAGTGGTGATTCGGGTGGCCCACTGATGCGCCAGGTCTCCGGTACTTGGTATTTGCTGGGTGTGGTTAGCTTCGGACCGCAGAAGTGTGGCACAGCGGGCGTACCCGGTGTGTACACCAATGTGATGGAGTACACAgattggattaaaaacaaCATTGAATAG
- the LOC126573476 gene encoding CLIP domain-containing serine protease 14D-like has protein sequence MDLNKCLSLLAIVMCIVVVDADAKTIQLEHATPPACGQSPSDRIAGGSGILMYEFPWTSLIEYEKPSGEVEFLCGGALIHKRYVVTAAHCTTSIPSGWKLKRVRLGEWDLSRSPDCEGDVCAPAPIDVNVESTIVHPEFTKSGKTAINDIALIRLERNVTFTEMVHPVCLPTTALAGNESNDAGLAYSSGWGRTVAMLRSDKKQKFVMHIKNHSVCSAAYEPFGLDLQATQLCVGDNGNLDACRADSGGPLMREIDGAWYLLGLASFGPKRCENNKVPDVYTKVLEYTSWIQDNINTF, from the exons ATGGATCTTAATAAATGCTTAAGCTTACTAGCCATTGTAATGTGTATTGTG GTTGTAGATGCAGAtgcaaaaaccattcaacttgaACATGCGACACCGCCGGCTTGTGGACAGTCACCATCGGATCGTATAGCCGGTGGATCTGGCATTCTAATGTACGAGTTTCCATGGACGTCGCTGATCGAGTACGAGAAACCAAGTGGAGAGGTTGAATTTCTTTGCGGAGGAGCACTCATTCACAAACGCTACGTTGTTACGGCTGCCCATTGTACCACTTCAATTCCGTCTGGCTGGAAGTT aAAACGCGTTCGTCTCGGTGAATGGGATCTGAGCCGATCCCCTGACTGCGAGGGAGACGTctgcgcaccagcaccgatcgATGTGAATGTAGAGAGTACAATTGTACACCCGGAGTTTACTAAGAGCGGTAAAACCGCTATCAATGACATCGCGTTAATCCGGCTCGAAAGAAATGTCACGTTCACCGAGATGGTTCATCCCGTATGCCTACCAACGACGGCATTGGCAGGAAACGAGAGCAATGACGCTGGTTTAGCTTACAGTAGTGGCTGGGGCCGAACAGTAGCTATGTTGCGGAGTGATAAGAAACAGAAATTTGTCATGCATATCAAGAATCATTCAGTTTGCTCGGCAGCATATGAACCATTTGGACTCGATCTGCAAGCAACGCAATTGTGTGTCGGAGATAATGGAAACTTAGACGCCTGTCGTGCCGATTCTGGTGGGCCACTGATGCGAGAGATCGATGGAGCCTGGTATTTGCTGGGTTTAGCTAGCTTTGGACCAAAACGCTGTGAAAATAATAAGGTTCCGGATGTGTATACGAAGGTGTTAGAGTACACGAGTTGGATTCAAGATAACATTAACACATTCTAG